The window TTGCAGCGAGCGATGCCAAAAGGAACTCAATCTCGTTCGAGATCAAGATTAGGCTAGAGAGGAATCGTGACTGCATCTCTGTAGCACTGAAGGTATGGAACGAATGCCTCATCCTGTATCACTGGAGTACTCATGCAGCGGAGCTCTGCGCGCTATCACTCGTTGAACGTCGCGTTGGTAGTTGGATTCATCTCGGCCCCGGCCCTATTGATCTCTGGATGCGCAAAGGGATTTGAGAGAGGCTACCCGTCTTACATCTCTGCCCCCAGCAGTGCCGTTCGAGTCAACCAGACGTTGCAGCTGAACACCCAGACGAAGGTGACCGGTTCACCGATGAGCTTTTGGGTTAATGGTATTCAGGGCGGCGACGCGACGGTCGGAACCATTGATAGTAATGGCCTGTATACCGCACCGGCGATTGTTCCAAGTCCTAATAATTTAGTGACGATTACGAGCCTGGCTACTATGTTCCCGCAGGACATACCTGGCTCTGTCACAGTCAGCGTGTTGAATCCGATTCCGATCATCAATACGGTAACTCCTTCGAGCTTTTCCGAGGGAACGGAGACGATCACGATTAGTGGATCTCAGTTTATTTATGGCGCGCAGATCATGTGGAACGGTGCGCCAGTTCCAACAACGTTTGTGTCGAATACTGAGTTGGCGGCATCGATCGCCGCACCTAACCCTGGAACCTATCCGCTGGCTGTTAACAACCCTGACCCAGGATCGGCGAACTCAGCTGTGCTCTCTGAGCTAGTGGGACCAGGGCAGGTGGTGCTTACTCTACAAACAAACGCTGGCACGAGTGTACGTGTTACGAACAGTCTGAAGATTGGGCTCACGATCACTGGCACCAATAACACTGGTGTGAACTGGCTGATCAATGGGATCGCTGGTGGCAACGCACAGATAGGGACGATCGTCGGCAACGCAGATGGCAGTGTGACTTACACGGCGCCGGCAGTTGTTCCAACTCCCAATAACGTCGTTCAGTTGACCGCAGTGAGCGTCGACAATCCGGCGGTGTCGATTAGCCAAAACATCTCCGTGCTGAATCCGATCCCGATTCTGTCGTCGGGCGCGCCGATGGCCTTCGATGTTGGTCCCTCCACGATAGTGCTTACCGGCAGCAACTTCATCAATGGAGCTCAGGTCTTGATGAATGGCGCACCCGTGCCTACGACCTTCAACAGCGGCGGGCAACTTACCGCGAGTATTAGCCCGACGGACGCGGGCAATCTCGATCTTCAAGTCTTGAATCCGAGTCCGGGACCAGCGACTTCGACCGATCTCATTGCTCAGGTAAATGGAACGCCCCCCGTGCCCCTGGTGACGCCTACTGACGCATCGCGTTTTTTGGCGCAGGCTACATTTGGCGCCACCGACGCTGACATTCATACCGTTTCAAAGATTGGCTATAACGCGTGGCTCAATCAGCAGTTCACCACACCACCGACTTTGCATGAGCCGGCAGTCGAACAGGCTCTGATTATCAATAACCCTCCCTGCAATGCGGGCGACGTAAAGTGTAACGCGGCCCTCTTTGTACAGAACGATACCGACGCAGCATATGTGGAGCAGAGCTTTTGGCAGCAGGCCTTGACTGGAAGCGACCAGCTCCGACAGCGTGTGAAATATGCGCTAACCGAAATTATGGTGATTTCGAGTCAGGATTTTGCTGTTACCGAGATGCCGCGAGGCATGGCGAATTACTACGATGTACTTGGGGCAGATGCATTTGGCAA is drawn from Edaphobacter lichenicola and contains these coding sequences:
- a CDS encoding DUF1800 domain-containing protein — encoded protein: MQRSSARYHSLNVALVVGFISAPALLISGCAKGFERGYPSYISAPSSAVRVNQTLQLNTQTKVTGSPMSFWVNGIQGGDATVGTIDSNGLYTAPAIVPSPNNLVTITSLATMFPQDIPGSVTVSVLNPIPIINTVTPSSFSEGTETITISGSQFIYGAQIMWNGAPVPTTFVSNTELAASIAAPNPGTYPLAVNNPDPGSANSAVLSELVGPGQVVLTLQTNAGTSVRVTNSLKIGLTITGTNNTGVNWLINGIAGGNAQIGTIVGNADGSVTYTAPAVVPTPNNVVQLTAVSVDNPAVSISQNISVLNPIPILSSGAPMAFDVGPSTIVLTGSNFINGAQVLMNGAPVPTTFNSGGQLTASISPTDAGNLDLQVLNPSPGPATSTDLIAQVNGTPPVPLVTPTDASRFLAQATFGATDADIHTVSKIGYNAWLNQQFTTPPTLHEPAVEQALIINNPPCNAGDVKCNAALFVQNDTDAAYVEQSFWQQALTGSDQLRQRVKYALTEIMVISSQDFAVTEMPRGMANYYDVLGADAFGNFRQLLQDVTLNPMMGQYLSVMGNDKGDATRDPDENYAREVMQLFTIGLYQLNPDGSQKLDPTGQPIPTYSNTDVMGLAKVFTGFSWNIPGDQSNTAWSNCCAYVGTGFGEDILPMQSFPNHHSTDEKDFLGVTIPTQSNPDPVGDLKIGLDTLFNHPNLPPFFCKQMIQHLVTSNPSPAYVGRVAAVFQDDGTGVRGNMQAVIQAILLDDEARNSATAASNPQYGKVREALVRYTEWARAFTAQSRNGAFNIGSTEDPIYGLGEMSLRSPSVFNWFAPGYVPPGTSIEQAGLVAPEMEMTDVSTVVGYLNYMQSAIGANATAGPDIFSNYSTEIGLAGTPDQLVDRVNLLLMAGEMDSTLRSQILSAVNSIAVPSGDQNAINAALVARVETAIYLAMAAPSYSAQF